ACGataaatatcattttattataattGCATGCAGGTCCGTACCGCCATCGACTATGGCGATAGGGTCTATTTTCGCGACAAACGGACATGACGGTGTAAGTAAGTCCTACCGCCAAAGGCTTTGGTGGTAGGATGTGCTACCCTATCACCAAAGACAATGACGATAAAAAAGGttagattcaaaaaaaaaacatatAGTGTCAACGTGCTGAACTTATAAAAAAGTCAAAACAGTTAATTTGTCCGAGTATCTGGCCGTCTAGTAACTGCTCTGTACCGTCTTTTTGTTTGTTTGAGACAAGCCTCCGTATTGGCTAGTATTAGCTGGTTAGCATAAACTTAGTAGTGAAAAATGATTGTAGCTAGCTAGCTCGTGGTGATCATGCACAAAGAACAAGTAAATCTGGGAATGTCGTCCTCCATGCTGGGGGTCGAACAGTGCTCGGGACGGTTGACGCGGTCGCTATAAAAGTTTGTAACTATATGATGTTTTGTTTTCCATCTTGCTATAGCAAGAACCAGAACTGGTGGCTCTTGGTTGCTCTGGAATTAATGGGCTGTCCGTGTATTTACTGTGGGTGTTTCATAGTACGAATTGACTATCAGTCACTATCTCACCTGAATGAATAACTGGACCATTGTGCCAAATAAGGCCTAAACATTAAATGGAACAAGCTGGTTTCGTGGTGTAGTTGGTTATCACGTCAGTCTAACACACTGAAGGTCTCCGGTTCGAACCCGGGCGAAGCCAATTCTTTTTCCCctattttttttgtgtgtgtgtgtgttcttcacTGAACTCTTTCATGTCAAATCCCCGCAGATTTACACTCGCAGTGCAAGCAATAGTTAAATAAATGTGTACATGAATCTACATGTGTTTTCCATCTCTTATGAACCTTCCAGCACTCACCAAGCAACTCAAGGATCTTTCAGAAGAAATTAAGCCACACAAACAAAACCAGGTTCCATTTCCACAAGGACAAGTAAAGAAGAAATTAAGCCACACAAACAAAACCAGGTTCCATTTCCACAAGGACAAGTAAAGAAGAAATTAAGCCACACAAACAAAACCAGGTTCCATTTCCACAAGGACAAGTTGCAAGACTGTACCAGAAGAAATTTTCAACAGCTTGTAGATGTGCTTGCACATGGAAATAAATCAACCACAACCAGGTTCCATTTTCACAAGGAGAACTTCTAAACACCGTACCACAAGAATTTTAAGCAGCTTGCAGACATACTTCTTCTCTAGGAGAAGAATTAGATATGACAGCAGTCGCATAGTAAATATACATATAAAAGTACGCTGGGTTGGGTTGCACAGAGTAGATTGAAAGCTAGGGTCGCAAGCATACATAGACTGGAATATTTAGAGATATCTACTACTAGATATTGGAACAGCCATATTGATTGTTAGAATGGCTGAGTTCCAGGTAACGCCCCTCGCAGAAGCATGCTTTCTCTCTTCAGTTTCTCTGCCCTGACAGTGTCTAACTTGAGCCTATCCATACTCTTCTCTCCAGGTTCTTTCGGAGGTCTGCCTCTTTTTTTGGGTTGACCATCGCCTGATGTTCTTCTATCCTTTATTAGAGGCATGTCCCTTTTCTTAGGTTGAATATCACCTGATGTACTTCTATCCTTTCGAGGCCTGCCCCTTTTCTTAGGTTGATCACTAGGTTTCAGACATGCTAGAGAATTTCCCCCTGCTGATGCTGACGCCTGAAGCCACCCTGGTAGCGGTGGGTTGTTTGACTGTTGGCCATTTGCCGCTCTGACCACCATCTGATTGCTAGCAACGTTACTTCTGTAGTCGGGAACAACATTCTGATGTTGGAATTTGTCCATCACAAGTGTGTTGAGGGGGATGGTTGTGTCCAACGGCAGCAGGATCTCCTCCAGTTCGTGCCACTCAAGATCTTCCTGGTCTCCATCTTCATAAACAACGGTGTACCAATTGTTTCCACTGTCATACCAGACAACTGTCCCTGCATAGTACTTGTCTCCAAACCACTTTCTCACTTTCCGCTCTACTAGCCATTCACCAAAGAAATGATCAACTCGGGATCGCGGAGCCTCTCTTACTGCAAGTTGTGAACCAGATGCGAAATCAGGAGGAAAGTTTGGGACACCATTGATAACGATGGCAGGCTCTCTGGGTacttgaacaacaggtgcagtgtcTGGCTCCTGCATGTCCTTCCTCCCCTCCATGACCTGATATTGCATCCATTCCTTGGATTTAGCTAGAAACATCCTGGAGGAGAAAGAAAATTGTTTCATCCACAAAATGGGTCATCGACTCATCGTAagcaagaaaaatcaaagaacaagCAAGCATAAGTCAAAGACTTTCACAGCTAcaattcaatattttgatgagtcAGGCATGTCGAAAAATAAGAGATAGCAACCAACACTTGTACTCCCTATGTCTCAGTGAcaaaaaaggtcttatattttgagacAGAGGGGGTATTTAGGAAGCACTGCACATCACATTCGCATCAGTACTGATACTTGAATCTCTACTTTCATTTAGGGGACATCTTGGATATTAACCAGCTACAGATGCATTTCTGTTTTTGCATCTGTACTTCACCTATGCGCCAGACTGCTGTATTAGTACGACGTATACAATGTACTAGTGTATCAAACGATAAAATTGCATTAAGCGTGTAGCAATTGCATTAAGCGATTATCTACAAACAACAGAGCAACGCACACTATCTCAATTGAAAAAATGACGAATTTTTTAGAACAGTAGCCACTAGCATGAGCACAACCACCCATCCATCAGCATCTGGTAGCACAAGGAAGCAGCAGCACAACACCAGCACCTCAAGAGGCAGCAGCTGGCGCACGCACGGGAGCAGAAGAGGAGCTCACCGTCCGGCGACGAGGCAGATGCAGATCGGCGGCGGCCCGCGTCGGAGAGGAAGCAGAGCCGGGGTCGTtgtcgaggagggcggcggcgaggaagagGGGGTTCGCTGCAGAGGAGgcgagggggcggcgacggcgggatCCGGGGGAGCGGCCGCCGGCGGCTTGTGGCGGCGCCGGTGGGGATTTGGGAACCGCTGGCAAAAAgagaaatgagttttttttttcTTGAGTCGGCAAGAGAGAAAGGGAGAGATGAAGATGCAGCAGCCGCTTATGGACCGTTGGATTGGGAAGCAAGGGACACGATGCGGCCAAGATCTAGGCTCATGGTGCATTTGCAGAACGATCCTTGGAGTGCAGCTGATTATACTGATGGTCCTTGTGAATCCCAAGATCATCTGAATTCCAACGTTTTCAGATGATCTTGGTAATGAAGACGTTGGCGTGTTTCCGAGCACGCATCGCAAGCAGCACAAGACAGGCACCATAGATCCGCAATCAGGATACTGGAATTTGCACGGTCCTTGAGTGAACCTCCTTATGAAGGTTACAAATAACCACGATGTAATGATTTTTCTGATCTAAACGGTCTTATATTTTTTTACGCATCACGGGTCCATCTTCGCAAGTCTGCTAATACAAGTTTACTTGGAAAAATTCGGTTAGAAATGCTCAAGATCTCACATGATTGATGGTTCCACATGTTGTAACATCAAGACTTGTAAGTGTTGTgcagattttattttatttttgaaccCATGTACGTGTGATTTTATTGGGTTGATGTTGGCCAGTGATTTGGAAAACTGAATTTTTCAGCAGGCCACACGTACTTTTTGTGTACATTCCTCTCGTGTGTTCCACATTTGTATGTTTTGCTTCTGAGAAACACATTTGAAAATATATTAACAATAACATGATTAAGAGAGAGGGGCGTTTTGGCACATGGAAGAATATTCATTCTTCATAATTCTTGTTTCTCCAAGCTGTTCCTCCTGACATAATCGATGTAGCATCACTTTGAAACTAAAAAGAAAATCGTTTTTTAGTGTCTAATTGTTTTCTCGAGGGGACCTAATAGAAGCACATGCTCCATAAAGCAAGGACTAGTATGCACATGTACcatccccccccctcccccccataTTAGCTGCATCATATCCCTTCCTTTCACATCTAATGGCCCATAAAGCGGCTCGTACATGTGTAGCACGAGTTGAGCCGTTTCAAGATATACGCTCTCGAGAGAAAGGAAGGGTGGGAATgcatttattttaattttgtttgacatagtattttttttcatttccatTGATCAAGAAATAAGCGATAATTATCAGGTTAATTAACAAAAAATCAGTCTAATGCGGATACAATTCAACCCACACACAATGGGCAGCATGGACGGACCATCGAGGTGCTGCAAGCATCAGCGCCATCACTGAAGTCCTCCAAACAAACGACCCCAACTTCATAGTAGAGTCGCACTAACAAACCGAACCGGATTTGCAAGTTCCGGCTGAAGATGCTCTAACCGGAGAGAATTGTTCTCTCATTCACAAGAACACTCAATATGGTCACTAAATTCGCTAAACACCTTGTTGTGACGAATTTATACTGCACAATGCAATAGTTAATATATACATGAATGTGTTTTCCATTGAGGATCTCCAACACTCATGAAACAACAAACTCAAGGATCTTTCAAATGAATTCATTCAGCTAGACAATCACAACTTATATGTATATGAAGGAGAACTGATAGCCGTAGATTTTATCTTACTTGAAAGGTTGGAGTGAACAAGACTCCAACCTCATCCAGGGCTCCAAGGTACCAAACCGCTCCCTGAAACTTGCTCTTGCTCTTTGTGATACTCATACAAGACATAACAACTTCTGAGCGCACCGCATGTGCTAGCTACCTTCGTTCACTTCACTAAATTGTCCCCGTACATGCAAAGCAAAATCTTGCGAACTCAAAGTGTAGCTCGTGCTCAAAGTTGAAGTGCCCAAATAGAAGGGCAAATCCAGTGTTGAATTCCCAAAAATTACAACCCGAGTAAACACGGGTGGAAATTTTGTTCCCAAATACAGGACGACCGACCTTGCTCGTAGATCCGTTCATCAAACAAGttttttttttcgaaaaggaggcatcgccccggcttctgcatcgagtgatgcatgcagcccTTTATTAAGAACCGGAATAATCCAAAGCAAGTACAAAGTCTAAAGGTAACTCGTAAACATAAATTACAAGGCGATCAACGCCCAAAAGAAACGATAGAGATAGGTGAAGTTGGCTAACTCCCTATTCTATCAGCATGTCGCCATCCATATCAGCTGAAGAtagcctgagctaccatctcccatcgggcacacccagtaatcaaaggctccctggtttccacaggagtgagtaaggaccacatgGGGATCAAGGCGGTAGTCCTGAGgataacctgcaaaaaattaATACAATGTTGTCTGTTAAAAACTAGGTCATTTCTACAGTTCCAAATAGCCCACAAAAGTGCGGATGATCCAACTCGAATTATTTTGGCTAAACGAACATTAACCCCGTccagccacgtcccaaataacatgttaatGCTAGTAGGCAGGGTGATGTTAAAGGCAATATGGATTGAGCGCCATAAAAGTTTAGCCATAGGGCAGTccagaaagaggtgcttaatTGTTTCAGACGACTGACAGAAGCTACACCTTCGATTTCCCTTCCACTTTCGCTTGGCTAAGTTGTCCTTAGTTAAAACAACACCTTTGTGAACAAACCATAAAAAGATTTTTAACttatggtgctacgatcggctacgagagcagttctggcaccaaggcataccgtttctacgatccacaaaccaagcgtctacggatttcacgcgacgtcgtgtttgaagaaaaccaagcgtggaattggagcgccgcagccgacgatgctccaaacagtaacatatttgcagttgaatttccaactgatgatgatgcaggggaggatgtccaggtgattggcaagacgcccaaccaaggtgaccacaatggtagtgatcatcatggtgccgacaccgacgacgacgcgcataggtcgccaggagatagcgacaacgccgcgcacgacacaggcggagatctcgacgacaacatcgacaacaaggcgaacaagaacggcgacaaggtgaagaagggcgtcaagtcagcaaccagtggtggaggaacgagcggcgctaacgtccaggcgcatcgcaacatccccatccagtacccgatgctcaccgacgccaactacggcgtgtgggcggtgaagatgaagattattctccgaaccctccgagtgtggcaggcaatcacggacgacgacgtcgatgacgagtccgacgaaggtgccatggccgccatagcccagtccgtgccggattccgtgctgatgacattggcggagttcgagacgacaagagaggcgtggaacgcactcaaagagatgatgatgattcgtggttatggcatgctagatttggacacgttaacttctacgccttgaagaagatgtcaaagatggagatggtatccgggatgccagttatcgaccatgttgatcgagtatgtgacgggtgcttggttggaaaacagcatcgcaggccattccctgctcagtctacctatcgtgcaagtgatgcactcgagctgctccattgtgaagtacaaggcaagactcgttgcaaagggccacatagatcaccatggagcagctcgagtgcatcacttgcacgataggtagactgagcagggaatggcctgcgatgttgttttccaaccaagcacccgtcacatactcgatcaacatggtcgataactggcatcccggataccatctccatctttgacatcttcttcaaggcgtagaagttaacgtgtccaaatctagcatgccataaccacgaatcatcatcatctctttgagtgcgttccacgcctctcttgtcgtctcgaactccgccaatgtcatcagcacggaatccggcatggactgggctatggcggccatggcaccttcgtcggactcgtcatcgacgtcgtcgtccgtgattgcctgccacactcggagggttcggagaataatcttcatcttcaccgcccacacgccgtagttggcgtcggtgagcatcgggtactggatggggatgttgcgatgcgcctggacgttagcgccgctcgttcctccaccacaggttgctgacttgacgcccttcttcaccttgtcgccgttcttgttcgccttggcaccgccgctgccggatttgaccgactcagcgtcgctgtccgtcatcgtagatcgtagatcgtcgaggctctagataccaattgttggcttttgaacgtgcgtatgcagctgtacaggcgtgcctacgcgattcttgcttcggacggctacttgacggaatttgcgtaaccagaaaaacgaaaagcaatacaaagcaaaggctcgacacgggcctttagccatcaaatccatcgatcagttttattcgtgtcgctagttatgcaaattc
This genomic stretch from Hordeum vulgare subsp. vulgare chromosome 6H, MorexV3_pseudomolecules_assembly, whole genome shotgun sequence harbors:
- the LOC123404749 gene encoding uncharacterized protein LOC123404749, which produces MFLAKSKEWMQYQVMEGRKDMQEPDTAPVVQVPREPAIVINGVPNFPPDFASGSQLAVREAPRSRVDHFFGEWLVERKVRKWFGDKYYAGTVVWYDSGNNWYTVVYEDGDQEDLEWHELEEILLPLDTTIPLNTLVMDKFQHQNVVPDYRSNVASNQMVVRAANGQQSNNPPLPGWLQASASAGGNSLACLKPSDQPKKRGRPRKDRSTSGDIQPKKRDMPLIKDRRTSGDGQPKKRGRPPKEPGEKSMDRLKLDTVRAEKLKRESMLLRGALPGTQPF